A single window of Pseudomonas lutea DNA harbors:
- the sthA gene encoding Si-specific NAD(P)(+) transhydrogenase has product MAVYNYDVVVLGSGPAGEGAAMNAAKAGRKVAMVDSRRQVGGNCTHLGTIPSKALRHSVKQIIQFNTNPMFRAIGEPRWFSFPDVLKNAEKVINKQVASRTGYYARNRVDVFFGTGSFADERSVDVVCTSGVVEKLVANQIIIATGSRPYRPADIDFSHKRIYDSDTILSLGHTPRKLIIYGAGVIGCEYASIFSGLGVEIELIDNRDQLLSFLDSEISQGLSYHFSNNNVMVRHNEEYERVEGLDNGVILHLKSGKKIKADALLWCNGRTGNTDKLGLENVGIKANGRGQIDVDEAYRTSQPNIYGAGDVIGWPSLASAAYDQGRSASGSAVDNGAWRFVNDVPTGIYTIPEISSIGQNEHDLTVAKVPYEVGKAFFKSMARAQISNEPVGMLKILFHRETLQILGVHCFGDQASEIVHIGQAIMNQPGEANSIKYFVNTTFNYPTMAEAYRVAAYDGLNRLF; this is encoded by the coding sequence ATGGCTGTCTACAACTACGACGTGGTGGTGCTGGGTTCAGGCCCGGCGGGAGAAGGCGCGGCGATGAACGCCGCCAAGGCCGGGCGTAAAGTGGCCATGGTCGACAGCCGTCGGCAGGTCGGCGGCAACTGCACCCACCTGGGCACGATCCCGTCGAAGGCGCTGCGTCACTCCGTCAAGCAAATCATTCAGTTCAACACCAACCCGATGTTTCGGGCCATTGGTGAGCCACGCTGGTTCTCCTTCCCTGACGTTCTGAAAAACGCCGAGAAGGTCATCAACAAGCAAGTGGCATCGCGCACCGGTTATTACGCGCGCAACCGTGTCGACGTGTTTTTCGGCACCGGCAGCTTCGCCGACGAGCGCAGCGTCGATGTCGTGTGTACATCGGGCGTCGTTGAAAAACTGGTCGCCAATCAGATCATCATCGCGACCGGTTCGCGGCCGTATCGTCCTGCCGATATCGACTTCTCCCATAAACGCATCTACGACAGCGACACCATCCTCAGCCTGGGTCACACCCCGCGCAAGCTGATCATCTATGGCGCCGGAGTGATCGGCTGCGAATACGCGTCGATCTTCAGCGGCCTGGGAGTAGAGATCGAGCTAATCGATAACCGCGACCAGCTGCTGAGCTTCCTCGATTCGGAAATCTCTCAGGGCTTGAGCTATCACTTCAGCAACAACAATGTGATGGTGCGTCACAACGAGGAATACGAGCGCGTTGAAGGGCTCGACAACGGCGTGATCCTGCACCTCAAGTCCGGTAAAAAGATCAAGGCCGATGCCCTGCTGTGGTGCAACGGTCGCACCGGCAACACCGACAAGCTGGGTCTGGAGAACGTCGGCATCAAAGCCAACGGCCGTGGCCAGATTGACGTCGATGAGGCCTACCGCACCAGCCAGCCCAACATCTATGGCGCCGGCGACGTGATTGGCTGGCCGAGTCTGGCCAGTGCGGCCTATGACCAGGGGCGTTCGGCTTCTGGCAGCGCTGTCGACAACGGCGCATGGCGCTTCGTCAATGATGTGCCGACCGGCATCTACACCATCCCCGAGATCAGCTCCATCGGTCAGAACGAGCATGATCTGACCGTGGCCAAGGTGCCGTACGAAGTGGGCAAGGCGTTTTTCAAAAGCATGGCCCGGGCGCAAATCTCCAACGAGCCGGTCGGCATGCTGAAAATCCTGTTCCACCGGGAGACCCTGCAGATTCTCGGTGTGCATTGCTTCGGCGACCAGGCATCGGAAATCGTGCACATCGGCCAGGCCATCATGAACCAGCCGGGTGAGGCGAACAGCATCAAGTACTTCGTCAACACCACCTTCAACTACCCGACCATGGCCGAGGCCTATCGGGTCGCGGCCTACGACGGCCTTAACCGGCTTTTTTGA
- a CDS encoding glycerophosphodiester phosphodiesterase, with protein MTIIYGHRGAKGEAPENTLTSFQECLKHGVKRCELDLHLSRDGELMVIHDPTLKRTTDRRGKVVEHDAADLVTYDARKGGPGWVQPCPIPRLEELFEKCPFDHWQLEVKSASRTRAATTVLAIREMAQRHGLLDKVTITSSSREVLRAALELTPDISRGLVAEYAWLDPLKVAQGYGCEFLALNWTLCTPERLKKAQNQGLHVSVWTVNEPALMRRLADFGVDSLITDFPGLASATLGKY; from the coding sequence GTGACCATTATTTACGGCCACCGCGGCGCCAAGGGCGAAGCACCGGAAAACACCCTGACCAGTTTCCAGGAGTGCCTCAAGCACGGCGTCAAGCGTTGCGAACTGGATTTGCACTTGTCCCGCGATGGCGAACTGATGGTCATCCATGACCCGACCCTCAAGCGCACCACAGACCGGCGCGGCAAAGTGGTTGAGCACGATGCCGCCGACCTTGTGACCTACGACGCGCGCAAGGGCGGGCCGGGCTGGGTACAACCCTGCCCTATTCCTCGTCTGGAAGAGTTGTTCGAGAAGTGCCCGTTCGACCACTGGCAGCTGGAAGTCAAAAGCGCATCGCGTACCCGGGCTGCGACGACGGTGCTGGCCATCCGCGAAATGGCCCAGCGCCACGGTTTGCTGGACAAGGTGACGATTACCTCCAGCTCCAGAGAAGTGCTGCGCGCAGCACTTGAGCTGACTCCGGACATTTCACGCGGGCTGGTCGCCGAATACGCCTGGCTCGACCCGCTGAAGGTTGCCCAGGGTTATGGCTGCGAATTTCTAGCGCTGAACTGGACGCTGTGCACACCCGAGCGCTTGAAGAAAGCTCAGAATCAGGGGCTGCATGTGTCGGTCTGGACAGTCAACGAGCCCGCACTGATGCGCAGGCTCGCTGACTTTGGCGTTGACAGCCTGATTACAGACTTTCCCGGTTTGGCCAGCGCCACCCTTGGGAAATACTGA
- a CDS encoding PilZ domain-containing protein yields the protein MPTLDEEERREYYRIEDSVALEINRIGGPDTGDAPGLHDTSTLFDLLSELHVAEFESQHLLRQLDDRDRTTNSFLRAMSKRIDLLGQVVAHTALGKLGAPQRVIMSEGGLQFETAQPFPPGTLLSVKMVLMPQASGMLLRARVTQCHALNVGDFDVGMEWIDLTDAQRQLLARHILQRQAAQRRLAREQNDPDMKPD from the coding sequence ATGCCGACACTAGATGAAGAAGAACGCCGCGAATACTACCGTATCGAGGACAGCGTCGCACTGGAAATTAACCGCATCGGCGGTCCCGACACGGGCGACGCCCCCGGCTTGCACGACACGTCCACGCTCTTCGATCTGCTAAGCGAATTGCATGTCGCCGAGTTCGAGTCGCAGCATCTGCTGCGTCAACTGGACGATCGCGACCGCACCACCAACAGCTTTCTTCGCGCCATGAGCAAGCGCATCGACCTGCTTGGGCAAGTGGTTGCGCACACCGCGCTGGGCAAGCTGGGCGCCCCGCAGCGCGTGATCATGTCCGAAGGCGGTCTGCAATTCGAGACCGCCCAGCCCTTTCCGCCCGGCACGTTGTTGTCGGTGAAAATGGTGCTGATGCCCCAGGCATCAGGGATGCTGTTGCGCGCCCGCGTGACTCAGTGCCACGCGTTGAATGTCGGCGATTTTGATGTCGGCATGGAGTGGATCGACCTCACGGACGCCCAACGCCAACTGCTGGCCCGACACATCCTGCAACGACAAGCCGCGCAACGACGACTCGCGCGCGAGCAGAACGACCCTGACATGAAGCCAGACTGA
- a CDS encoding lipoprotein-releasing ABC transporter permease subunit codes for MFRPLFVFIGTRYTRAKRRNHFVSFISLTSMIGLALGVVVMIVVLSVMNGFDHEMRTRVLGMVPHATIESGEPINDWQALAARVKQNKQVEAVAPFIQMQGLLTNNGNVQKILLNAIDPVQERKVSIIDGFMKQGSLDDLVAGGFGVVIGDKAATKLGVGMGDKVTFVSPEVTVTPAGMFPRMKRFTVVGIFHVGAGELDGYLGVTNLQDLARLHRWKPDQVQGLRLKFTDLFKAPRTAYDIAQNLGEHQYYSRDWTRTHGNLYQAIGMEKSIIGLLLLLIVAVAAFNIISTLVMVVNDKRGDIAILRTLGATPGQIMAIFMVQGTVIGVVGTLIGAGVGILAALNVSSAISALEGLIGHKFLNADVYFIDYLPSQLMTQDVLLVCGAALVLSFLATLYPAWRAARTQPAEALRYE; via the coding sequence ATGTTCAGACCTCTTTTTGTATTCATCGGCACGCGCTACACCCGTGCGAAGCGCCGTAACCACTTTGTCTCCTTCATTTCCCTGACGTCGATGATCGGCCTCGCCCTAGGCGTGGTCGTGATGATCGTCGTGCTGTCGGTCATGAACGGCTTCGATCATGAGATGCGCACGCGCGTGTTGGGCATGGTGCCCCACGCCACCATCGAGTCCGGCGAACCGATCAACGACTGGCAGGCCCTCGCGGCCCGCGTCAAACAGAACAAACAGGTGGAAGCGGTTGCGCCGTTCATCCAGATGCAAGGGCTGCTGACCAACAATGGCAACGTGCAAAAGATCCTATTGAACGCCATCGACCCTGTGCAGGAGCGCAAGGTGTCGATCATCGACGGCTTCATGAAGCAGGGCAGTCTCGATGACCTGGTCGCGGGCGGCTTCGGCGTGGTGATCGGCGACAAGGCCGCGACCAAGCTGGGGGTCGGCATGGGCGACAAGGTGACCTTTGTTTCACCTGAAGTCACTGTGACTCCGGCCGGCATGTTCCCGCGCATGAAGCGCTTCACGGTGGTGGGCATCTTCCATGTCGGCGCCGGCGAGCTGGACGGTTATCTGGGTGTGACCAACCTGCAGGATCTGGCGCGGCTGCACCGCTGGAAGCCAGACCAGGTGCAGGGCTTGCGTCTGAAGTTCACCGATCTGTTCAAGGCGCCGCGTACGGCGTATGACATCGCGCAGAACCTCGGCGAGCACCAGTATTATTCGCGTGACTGGACCCGCACCCACGGCAATCTGTATCAGGCCATCGGCATGGAGAAATCCATCATTGGCCTGCTCCTGCTGCTGATCGTTGCCGTCGCGGCGTTCAACATCATTTCCACGCTGGTCATGGTCGTCAACGACAAGCGCGGTGACATTGCCATCCTGCGAACCCTGGGGGCCACTCCGGGCCAGATCATGGCGATTTTCATGGTCCAGGGCACCGTCATTGGTGTCGTCGGTACACTGATCGGCGCCGGCGTCGGCATCCTGGCGGCCTTGAACGTCAGTTCGGCGATTTCGGCGCTGGAAGGCCTTATTGGCCACAAGTTTCTGAATGCGGATGTCTATTTCATCGACTATCTGCCATCGCAATTGATGACCCAGGACGTGCTGCTGGTATGCGGCGCGGCGCTGGTTCTGAGTTTCCTCGCCACCCTGTATCCAGCCTGGCGTGCGGCGCGCACCCAGCCGGCGGAGGCGCTACGTTATGAGTGA
- the lolD gene encoding lipoprotein-releasing ABC transporter ATP-binding protein LolD: protein MSDKAVLSCRNLGKSYEEGPESVVVLSGLQLELHPGERVAIVGSSGSGKSTLLNLLGGLDTPTEGSVWLAGEELSALNEKARGLLRNRALGFVYQFHHLLPEFTALENVCMPLLIGKTPIPEARQRATALLERVGLKHRLAHKPSELSGGERQRVAIARALVNQPGLVMLDEPTGNLDSHTAQGIQDLMLELSTSSRTAFLVVTHDMTLARQMDRVWRLEEGRLVQA, encoded by the coding sequence ATGAGTGATAAAGCTGTACTGAGCTGCCGCAACCTGGGCAAATCCTACGAGGAAGGTCCGGAATCCGTCGTGGTCCTGTCAGGCCTTCAACTGGAATTGCACCCGGGTGAGCGCGTGGCAATCGTCGGCAGTTCGGGCTCCGGCAAAAGTACCTTGCTCAACCTGCTCGGTGGTCTGGACACGCCCACCGAAGGCAGTGTCTGGCTGGCGGGAGAAGAGCTGTCGGCGCTGAACGAAAAGGCCCGGGGCCTGTTGCGCAACCGCGCATTGGGCTTCGTCTACCAGTTCCACCATCTGCTGCCCGAATTCACCGCGCTGGAAAACGTCTGCATGCCACTACTTATCGGCAAGACGCCGATTCCGGAAGCGCGCCAGCGCGCAACCGCATTGCTTGAGCGAGTAGGGCTCAAGCACCGTCTGGCGCACAAGCCTTCGGAGTTGTCCGGCGGTGAGCGTCAGCGGGTGGCCATCGCGCGGGCGCTGGTCAATCAGCCGGGTCTGGTCATGCTCGACGAGCCCACCGGCAACCTCGACTCTCATACTGCCCAGGGCATTCAGGACCTGATGCTGGAACTCAGCACGTCGTCGCGCACCGCGTTTCTGGTGGTGACTCACGACATGACGCTGGCCCGCCAGATGGACCGCGTATGGCGTCTCGAAGAGGGCCGTCTGGTCCAGGCTTGA
- a CDS encoding lipoprotein-releasing ABC transporter permease subunit, protein MFRPLSIFIGTRYTRAKRRNHFISFISMTSMIGLALGVLAMIVVLSVMNGFQKEMSSRILGMVPHAVISGVKPLDDWQPAATASLKDPQVIAAVPFTEMDGMLSYKGSMQPTQINGVDPALESKVSIVTQHIVQGRLQDLKPGEFGVVIGEITARRFRLNVGDKLTLIVPEISSAPGGITPRLQRLTVVGVFKVGAELDGSMALVNVADAAVIQRWQPNQVQGVRLALTDLYAAPQVSSAIVAGLGADYKADDWTHTQGSLFSAMKMEKTMIGLLLLMIVAVAAFNIIATLIMVVNDKGADIAILRTLGATPRQIMTIFMVQGTVIGIVGTVIGGVLGVIAAINVSQIVGWVERVTGQHIFTSDVYFISNLPSQLEGSDVVLICSAGFILSFLATIYPAYRAAQIQPAHALRYE, encoded by the coding sequence ATGTTCAGACCGTTATCCATCTTTATCGGGACACGCTACACCCGGGCCAAGCGTCGCAACCACTTCATCTCGTTCATCTCCATGACCTCGATGATCGGGCTGGCGCTGGGCGTGCTGGCGATGATCGTGGTGCTGTCGGTGATGAACGGTTTCCAGAAGGAAATGAGTTCGCGCATCCTCGGCATGGTTCCCCACGCCGTGATCTCGGGTGTCAAACCGCTGGACGACTGGCAGCCAGCCGCCACGGCTTCGCTCAAGGACCCGCAAGTGATCGCGGCCGTGCCGTTCACTGAAATGGACGGCATGCTCTCGTACAAAGGCTCGATGCAGCCGACTCAGATCAACGGCGTCGACCCGGCGCTGGAATCGAAGGTGTCGATCGTGACCCAGCACATCGTGCAGGGGCGGTTGCAGGACCTCAAACCCGGCGAGTTCGGTGTGGTGATCGGCGAAATCACGGCCCGGCGCTTTCGCCTGAACGTCGGTGACAAGCTGACGCTGATCGTTCCGGAGATCAGCAGCGCACCCGGTGGCATTACGCCGCGTTTGCAACGTTTGACCGTGGTGGGGGTGTTCAAGGTCGGTGCCGAGCTGGACGGTTCGATGGCGCTGGTCAACGTCGCCGATGCTGCCGTTATTCAGCGCTGGCAACCCAACCAGGTGCAAGGCGTGCGCCTTGCGCTGACCGATCTGTACGCAGCGCCGCAGGTATCCAGCGCCATTGTCGCCGGGCTCGGTGCGGACTATAAGGCAGATGACTGGACCCACACCCAGGGCAGTCTGTTCAGCGCCATGAAAATGGAAAAGACCATGATCGGTCTGCTGTTGCTGATGATCGTCGCCGTGGCCGCCTTCAACATCATCGCCACGCTGATCATGGTGGTGAACGACAAGGGCGCCGACATCGCTATCCTGCGCACCCTCGGCGCGACACCTCGACAGATCATGACCATCTTCATGGTGCAGGGCACCGTGATCGGCATTGTCGGTACGGTCATAGGCGGCGTGCTGGGCGTGATCGCGGCGATCAACGTCAGCCAGATCGTCGGCTGGGTCGAACGCGTGACCGGGCAGCACATTTTCACCTCGGACGTGTATTTCATCAGCAACTTGCCGTCGCAGCTTGAAGGCAGCGACGTGGTGCTGATTTGCAGTGCGGGGTTCATCCTCAGCTTTCTGGCAACGATCTATCCGGCCTATCGCGCCGCCCAGATCCAGCCGGCTCATGCGTTGCGCTACGAGTAG
- a CDS encoding cupredoxin domain-containing protein, whose product MPMLIRLCAAAVLLSVSVASQASTAEHFAFGHPGDAAKATRTVEVTLGDMYFEPKSLSVKKGETVRFVLVNKGQLLHEFNLGDAAMHAAHQQEMLKMAASGMLTPTGMKHDMAGMDHGMAHGDGAMKHDDPNSMLVEPGKTAELTWTFADATGLEFACNIPGHYQAGMVGKVAISQ is encoded by the coding sequence ATGCCCATGTTGATTCGTCTTTGTGCAGCGGCTGTGCTGTTAAGTGTGAGCGTGGCGTCGCAGGCGTCCACGGCGGAGCATTTTGCGTTCGGCCATCCTGGCGACGCCGCGAAAGCGACACGCACTGTCGAGGTGACGCTGGGCGATATGTATTTCGAGCCCAAGTCGCTGTCTGTCAAAAAAGGCGAGACCGTGCGTTTCGTGCTGGTCAACAAGGGCCAGTTGCTTCACGAGTTCAATCTCGGCGATGCCGCGATGCATGCGGCGCACCAGCAGGAAATGCTGAAAATGGCAGCCAGTGGGATGCTGACGCCCACGGGCATGAAGCACGACATGGCCGGCATGGACCATGGAATGGCGCACGGTGACGGCGCCATGAAGCACGACGATCCCAATAGCATGCTGGTTGAGCCCGGCAAGACTGCCGAGCTGACATGGACGTTTGCCGACGCCACCGGGTTGGAGTTCGCCTGCAACATCCCCGGCCATTATCAGGCGGGCATGGTTGGCAAGGTCGCGATCAGCCAGTAA
- the queF gene encoding NADPH-dependent 7-cyano-7-deazaguanine reductase QueF (Catalyzes the NADPH-dependent reduction of 7-cyano-7-deazaguanine (preQ0) to 7-aminomethyl-7-deazaguanine (preQ1) in queuosine biosynthesis), with protein MHPAAEHSPLGKSSEYIATYTPSLLFPIPRAAKWAELGLTAETLPYQGVDFWNCYELSWLLPSGKPVVAIGEFSIPADSPNIIESKSFKLYLNSLNQTAFASRDELVVTLERDLSAAAGKPVGVRIRSLNDIEAEGIVAVPGVCIDDLDVKITSYDRPQPELLHCDESRVVDDALHSHLLKSNCPVTSQPDWGSVAVEYRGAALDHASFLAYIVSFRQHSDFHEQCVERIFMDLQRLLKPEKLTVYARYVRRGGLDINPYRSTEGLTLENGRLARQ; from the coding sequence ATGCATCCCGCAGCCGAACACTCGCCGCTGGGCAAGTCCAGCGAATACATTGCGACATACACGCCGTCTTTGCTGTTCCCGATACCCCGCGCCGCCAAGTGGGCAGAGCTGGGGTTGACTGCAGAAACGCTGCCTTACCAGGGCGTCGATTTCTGGAATTGCTATGAGCTGTCCTGGTTGCTCCCGTCCGGCAAGCCGGTGGTCGCCATCGGGGAGTTCAGCATTCCTGCCGATTCGCCCAACATCATCGAATCCAAGTCTTTCAAGCTGTACCTCAATTCGCTCAATCAGACCGCGTTCGCCTCCCGGGACGAGCTCGTCGTCACGCTGGAGAGAGACCTGTCGGCCGCCGCTGGCAAGCCAGTGGGCGTGCGTATCCGCAGCCTCAATGACATTGAAGCCGAGGGGATCGTTGCGGTACCGGGCGTGTGTATTGATGATCTCGATGTGAAGATCACCAGCTATGACCGCCCGCAGCCCGAGCTGCTGCATTGCGATGAATCACGCGTAGTGGACGACGCCCTGCACAGCCACCTGCTGAAGTCCAACTGCCCGGTAACGAGCCAGCCAGACTGGGGCAGCGTAGCCGTGGAATACCGGGGCGCGGCACTGGATCACGCAAGCTTTCTGGCCTACATCGTAAGCTTCCGCCAGCATTCGGATTTTCACGAACAGTGCGTCGAACGCATTTTCATGGACCTGCAACGCCTGCTGAAGCCGGAAAAGTTGACGGTTTACGCGCGCTACGTGCGCCGGGGCGGGCTGGACATCAACCCCTACCGCAGCACCGAAGGGTTGACCCTGGAGAATGGACGTCTCGCACGGCAGTGA